GTGGAGGTTCTTCTGTGGGTATTAAGAGTGTTGAGGATGGAACAGCAGATATAGGAACCAGTTCCAAAAACTTGAAAGCCAATGAATCCGAAGGATTAACGCAGTGGCAGATAGGTCTTGATGGAATTGCTATCGCTGTAAACAAAGAAAATAATGTAAGCGGATTAACTCTGGAACAGGTTAAAGGAATTTTCGATGGTTCAATAACCAACTGGAATGAAGTTGGTGGAGCTGATGCGAATATTAATGTAGTAATTCGTGAAGAAGGTTCTGGTACCCGTGATGCTGTTGCTGAAATAGTTTTGGGTGACAAAAAAGCTGAATTCGTAGACGGAGCCATCGTACAAAGTTCCACTGAAGCTGTACAACAAGCTGTAGCTCAGGATCCTGACGCTATTGGTTTCATATCATTTGCCTCATTAAGTGATACCAAAGCACTAGAGATAAATGGCGTGGCACCTTCAGAAGAGACCGTAAAAGATGGTACTTACGTAATACAGAGACCATTCTTGTTCCTGATTAAAGGAGATGCAACTGGAGCAATTAAAGAATTCATTGACTGGGTTAACGGATCTGAAGGTCAGGCTATCATCGAGTCTGAAAAAGTGGTACCAACTGGAGTACAGGTTAATAGTACCAGTTAACAGTGCACCACTAAAGAATATATCTTGGAATTTTTGGAATAGGTGGTTAAACCACCAAATTTTCCTTTTTTATATTTTAGGTTTAAGGTTTTACTTTAGGTGAA
This is a stretch of genomic DNA from Methanobacterium petrolearium. It encodes these proteins:
- a CDS encoding phosphate ABC transporter substrate-binding protein, with product MDMKYIIGIIVAIIVIVGAYLVLAGSGGGQEETITIVGSTSVQPVAEKLATEYMKSHSNVKITVQGGGSSVGIKSVEDGTADIGTSSKNLKANESEGLTQWQIGLDGIAIAVNKENNVSGLTLEQVKGIFDGSITNWNEVGGADANINVVIREEGSGTRDAVAEIVLGDKKAEFVDGAIVQSSTEAVQQAVAQDPDAIGFISFASLSDTKALEINGVAPSEETVKDGTYVIQRPFLFLIKGDATGAIKEFIDWVNGSEGQAIIESEKVVPTGVQVNSTS